A segment of the Candidatus Nitrososphaera gargensis Ga9.2 genome:
TTAGGATTGATGACAAGATTCGATGGGTAGAAGCTCACTGGAATGTTTGTGCTGTGCGCAATAGCTCCATTAAGAGTGGTATGAAAGACCGCAACGTGTCCACCTGACGATTCCCCAACTGCGTCTGACATGTTAACCAAGTACAGTTTGCCCGTGTTGGGATTGATTGCAGCATCAGACAAGTTAGGAAAAGGTTTTTCGAATACCAACACTCTTTGAGGCTCTAGGCGAGCGGGGTTGAGGGTAGGCGCGGGGCTATCAGTTTGCGCTGATGCGGCTCCGTTAGTAAAGATGGCGTCATTTCCTGCGATAAATGATAACGTCAGCAAGAAAATAATGAATTTGCTGCCGTAATGAATCTTGGTCAATGTGTAAAGTTGCTAATGGAATAGATACAGGTTACTTTTGAGCTTTTGTCGAGTTTGTACATGCATGGCATAGCTTTATTCAAGCAGCATCTCTTCCATAACGGAACAAGATATCCGCGAATTGACACTAGCCTCATCGATGCGCCCGTCTCCAATGCGACATATCTGCTCCGAAATGCACCGTCGCCGACGCTTATTGAAGTATCTTATAGAATGTGAACCAAGACCAAATGTAAGCAATACCGTCGAATATGACTTCATTTTGACTGTGGTTTGGGCGACGACAAAAGCGACCTATTCTTTACTCCCATGACCAAAATGACAGCGCCACCGATGCCCACTGGTAATGCAGCAATGAGAAATTTGCCTGAGGGTTCTGGTGGGCACGCAGGGAGAACATTGGACTCTCCCCTTTCAAATGCTCTTATAATTTCCATACAATTCTCATGAGCAAACCACTCCAAAAACCCCATTGTGACTAGCACTACCGCCGCAACGATGAAAGAAATGCCAACTAATACTGTGGTCTTGTTCACTGCGTCTAGTTATACACTTGGCTACTCTTGTAGTTTTTGCAGACATCCTGCATAAGGGTTGAATGATCCTCGCACCTTATCGCCTACCTATTTTATATCTGTGATTCCTAACTGACTTATTCGGCGTCTATGAAACGCATAAAGGGCTTGATTATAGTGCCACTTGCAGGAATAGGAATAACCATCTTGGTGATTGCCTTTATATCCAATCTTCCCAAACCTCCAAAACCATTGGACTACGATCCTACAAGAATATCCGACATAATCTCCGAGGGTGACGCTGAAAGGGCGGCTAGGAACGCTGTGGATGAAAGTTACCAAATGAACGGCTACGAAAAGGGTGCCGTAAGAGGCGGAGCCCTCGGTACAACTGAGCTTATCTACGTAAGTAAGGATGGGAATAGTTTTGCAGTTGACAAAAATGACGGAACGCTGGGGGAGAGCACGTTCTTTGTTGTTGACAATATTCAAAGAGACCATTATTACTGGAAAGTTATTCTGAACCTCGGAAATACCACAAAACCCGAGTATGATTTTAAGATCGATGCACACACCGGCATAGTGCTGCAACTGGGTGTTATCGATTAGACTGCCTTTTCCAGCGACGCAGGACGACTATCTCGTAATTCCAGTATCAGAAATGACAAACCAATCACCATCAGCGGTATGAAAATCGGATAGGTGGGGTTCGTTCTAAGCCACAGATTACAACCCTCAAAGTATTCCGGAAACGGCGAATGGACGGCACCAGATGCAGGATAACAAACATTGCCAATACCGCTTGCATGGGGGAACATAAACACCAATCCCGCTGCAAGAAATAATCCACCGATAGCGATTCTCCAAGGGCGCATGAACTATAGCTGCTGATCGCTTGCGTAGTAAATAAGGTACCCGCCTACTATTTCGGCGGCCAGACAAAACAATCGGTTATTTAGTGTGGTCACAGAATATCATACTACGAAAAGGCAGGCACTCTCTAGCTTTTGTAGGTATTGCGGTAGCTACTATAGTGGCAGCTTTTCTATTTCAACGGCTTACAATATATGGTGATGCAGTTGTTTCTGTGTATCAGGATTTTTACGTACAAGATCTTTCAGAAAACCATTCTGATATTCTGAATGGTGCCATTACTATAGATGATGCAACCCTGAGCCAAGCTCCAAAACTAAGAGAGCTTATGAACGGATCTCTCAAGATAAAAGATAGTCCGTATGGCTCTTCCGTTGCCTCTCAGATCAGCATTTTTGATTACAATGTTATAAAGACCATCTCTGAGAATAACCCCTTAGGTGCTGAGCGTCTCAGACAGAGTAACAGTCATGTTGTAAACTATGATGGTCAGTATTATGGTGTGATCATAATCAAGCGCTAGGTTTGTAGTCCTGACAACACGATTATTAGTTAGCACACCACTGTATAGCATGAGCCTTTGGTCATCCATAGCCATAATATGTTGCATATTCTATTACTCCCGGTCTGACTGCATCTCGGTATGCAACAAAATCGAAAGATTAATTAATTAAGCGTAGGTTAGGAGACACAACGCCGGAGAAATTCGGCGAAAAGTAATGCCAGTTCACCTTCATCAAAAGAATACAACATAACTCCGCCGCTAACAGTTTTCACAAGTTTAGCCTCAACAAGTATTTTCATATGCTTTGAAACTTCCTTGGCAGAGACGTTGGTTGCAGACGATATCTTGTATCTGCTAAATGCACGACCGCGATTAGCTGCCAGGAAAACGAGTATTCTTATCCTGACCTTGGAAGACAGGGTCTGCTCTATCCATTTGGAGCTTGCGGTAATGCTGTCTAAAGTCCCTTTCATTTGAATTTCCTCTTTAGCTAGTCAGAATGCTCTTTTGCCACCATGGGTTCAAGCACTTCAAGCAAAATCCCGATAGGGACGTCATGGATGCTTGCTTCTAGTTTGGATTTTGCATTTTTGATATCTAGGAACCCTATCCTCGACAGGTCGAGCAGATATTCCCTGACACTTCGATTATCGGCCGGTTTAGATCTGTATGTTTCGCAGAGGACATGGTATGTCTCTGTTATATCTGATAGATTCACATAGATGTTGGATTCTTTTCTTAATAGGTTCGCCACAGCCTGCAGTACGACTTTCTCATCCCTTGGCAGGGAGAGTAAGTCCTCGCTCCTAACCTTGGGGTCAGTCATAGATTTGGCCATCCTGACATGCTCCGGTATAACCCTGTCCATCCCAAAGTTATCGGCGCACTTGCCAGCCTTCCACAGTATCTGTATCGCATAGTATGCATCACCTATCGAACACGCCATTTCAGCGATGAAGTCGATTATGTTATCGGGAACCGATCCGTCTGTTCTGAATGCCATCTGTACTCTTTGGCCAATGATGTCTACAAGCTGCTCTTTGGTGTAAGGCTCCAACTTTAGCATTCTCGCACCGAAGGTTCTGTGGAGCTTGCTGCGCTCTAGCTCTGCCATGGTGTCAATGTTGCTATCCCTAATAACGAAAATTATTGCCAGCCTTTTGGGTCTTGAAAGTTCTTCCCTGTATCTGGTCAGCTGCTCGATGAGGTCTTCACCAGTCCTCTTGATGAACCAATCGACTTCGTCCAGAGTAAGTAAAAGGTACTTGTTGTTGGCATCTAGCTGCCTGTACATCTCCCTGAACATCAGGTCGGGGCTCAGGCCCTTGACATCTGCGCCCGTAGTCGAGCGGACTATCTGCTGCATCAGCGCATGCATGTTTGTGACAAACTTGCAGTTGATGTGTACATATTTCAGGTCGATGCCTTTTGACTTGAGCATGTCTGCGGCGATGCCGCCAAAAGTCTTTGTTATGGATGTCTTGCCGGTTCCCGACCTGCTGTAGATCAAGGCAACAGGCGAAGCTTTGCCAGGTGTTTCCAAGAGGGGCCTAAAAAACAATGCTAGTGAGCCTAACTCTCTGCCTCTGTGCATCAGGCTGTCTGGAGTATACTCCACGTCTAGCACCGATTCGTCTTTGAATACGGTGTGCTTTTGAAGTATGTCTTGAACAATATTGTTAGTCATGGCGATTTACTCGACTCCCATTTGTGGATCATGCCACCACTGACACGCGACGCCTTTCAGCCATAGAATGACATGTAAAGCATAAACCGCATCTGGTGCAGAAGAGAGATTTTCGCTTGCCGCAACCCTTGCATTCATGATATGATGGTCTGATAGGACATAGGAACCCATGCATGGCTGCCAGCTCGTCTGCCAATAGATAAAGCTGGAGACACCTTAGGGGAAGGGAGTAGGTCCTTTAGCTGGTTCAGGTCACTTTCCAGAGCGTAGCTCAAAAAATTCGCTCGAGTATAGACAATTTCCAAAAATCGCCAGTACCTTCAATATAACCTTAGGAATTCTCGACAAATTTACAAATTTCTTGCTGTACAAACGATTCACTAAAGTATTCCTGTATCCTAAAAAAGATTGGTGCCATCAACCTGTTAACTACGTTTGACCCATAATAATCTGGAAAGCGTGGGATAACGACACTTACCTGACCTGACTTTTGTGCATCCATAAGTTTTCCCTCTATGAAATTCCGAAGCTTGCCTTTCTTGCTTGTGGCTGCCAGAGGATGATTTTCAGTTGCTGACATTTGTTGGAACCTACCGAAACCGTAAACACCAGAGTCGCCTTGGCCTCTTTCGCACCTCCCAAAATATTATCTGTTACTCTTGGCATGATCTCTGAACCATTGTTAGTACGGCACATTCACGCAATGATAGATCGTGTCGGCATCATGACACAAAGCGCGAACACTTTCGGCGTTCATCGCATCATCTGCCTCTATTGCAATCCTTGAATGCTTTGGGAGCACTTGCCCGGCGCGATCCGATGAGCGCACGACAGCCCTAGTTGATATGCCCAGTGCAACCAGTCTTCTTACTGTCGCAGCACCTAGTGAACCAGTAGTACCAAACACAACATATGTTTGGCTGGTATCCTTGCTTAAGCGGTCTTTGCTAGCTTCCAATACTTATTGCTTTCACGCAAACGGTGTGTCAGGCATGTGAATAAGGAAATCAGGTTGCAATGCAGTGCAGACGTAATCGATAAAAGTAAGCATCTTGCTCTCGAGGTTAGAATCCCAGAAACCCCACCAACGGCTTCGTGCTGAACGGAAGCCAATCCTGCCCTGAAGGAAACGAGGATTCTACATAACCCCAAGAAATATTGACATGTGTCAGGGCAGGACACATATCTTCTGAAAACATACAGCAGATAATCAGTACTTGCTATAATAATATGCTATGGTGTTTTGCAATGCAGTGCAAACCTACAAGGTAAATATCTGCCGCAAGAATGACAAAACATGATAAAACTCAATGGCGAAAACATAGCCGGAACTGCGTTTCTATTCTTTTCAGCCCTTCTTATGGCCGCGGGGCAGGTAAATGCAGTATTTGGCAAGCTCTATCCGGCCTATTACATTCTTGTTGCGGCAGGAGTAGCACTTGTTTTCCTAGGCTACAGGACTGCCCGCAATGAAACAATGCCGCCAGCAAAAGAGCATTACAGGTTGTCATAACTGGTTTTCAAAATGTCTTGCCTTGGCATCTGCTTGAAATACAAGAACCGGCTTCCCGCAGCTGGCGTACGACGATATCAGGGGGAACGCAAGCGCTGCACAAACTGCGAGGTTTTCCTGCGCTGGAGTGGAGCAAGGTGTCCGTGCTGCAATACACTCCTTCGGACCAGGCCCCGGAACAGGTGGGGAGATTATACCGCTAAAGCACAGAAAAAGCTCTTGAATTCTCCTAGAATGCCCGTAAGCAGAGAACTCAACAAATCTTATGAAACAGATCTTGTGATCCGCGGGTAGTTTTTTCTTTTGGCGCTTCACTAGGATAACCGATGGGCAGCATTGCTACCGGCCTGTGCCCTTCTGGCAGGCCTAGTATTTCAGACACTCTCTTCTCATCAAAGGCTCCCGTCCATACCGTAGTCAACCCAAGAGCATAGACTGTTAGCTGCGCGTAAGCGGCTGCTATGGTGGCATCCTGAACAGAAAACAGTTGCGAGCGTTCACCAAACTTATGAATGGACCGGGACGGATTGGCGCAGAATACAAGCAACAGTGGAGCTTCTGCGACAAATCCTTGGTCTCTGGCAGCCGCTACCAGCCGCCTCTTCTTCTCATCATTCTCCACCATGTATATTTCAAAGCTCTGGAGCCCTCCTGACGAGGGTGCGAGGTCACAACCCTCAAGAATCGCGTCCAGCACGGAATCGTCCAACTTCCTTTCTCTGTCGAAAGCTCTTACTGACCTCCTCTGCTTCAGAAGCCAGAAGAATTGTTCCTTCATATCCATCTGACCATACCCTGCACACATAATTAAAAAATGGTGGAAATCTGTGCCTGTCAATTACTTCTTTGTCAGGGCCAGTATTCCGCCTATGATGCCTAGTATCGGACCTATGAAAAAGCCACTCATGCCGACGAGTCCTACGATACCTGAGATCAGTATTGCTACACCCCATGCGCCTGAACTTTCAGGCCTCTTGTATATCGAATATCCGCCTAAAATAGAAACTGTTCCAGCGCCTACTGAAATTGCGGCCATTGTTCCAACAGCGGCCCACATAAATCCGCCTGACATCATCATGCCCCAGCCGCCGCTCATCATTCCTCCGCCGCCCCATCCCGGCATTCCTGCTTGGCTCCAGACTGCAAACATAGAGAGTCCCAGTGTTCCGCCGATGATCATTAGTGCCCCGCCTATTATGGACAGTATTGAGGACGGTCTCATGCTACTAGCTTTCGAAACACTTTCCATTTTCTTCTACCCGATATTCGTATGGAGGCTCCCTGCATATAGACAGGAGGTATGCAGTGCAATTCACTGTAGACAAACTGAATAATACCATTGTGCAATGTCGCGTATACGATGTACATCGTGGGACTAGACGCAAAGGGAGCAATGTGGAAACCAGTAACGCTTGGACCGGACGAGACCGTTCTTGACGCAAGGGACATCCTTTTGAGATACGGCATCAGCAGAGTCGTAATTGCAAAGAACCACAAGCCACTTGGCATAGTCACAGAAAAGGACATTGCACGGTTCCTGTACGAGCAGGTGCCGCCAAGGCAGCTTGATGAGATCAGGCTGGACGAGGTTATGAGCAGGAGTCTCGTGACAGTAGGTGAAGAGACGGACCTGAGAGCCTGTGCCAAGGTAATGCTGGCGAAGGGGGTCAGCTCGCTTGTAGTGGTAGACGGTAAGAAGAACCTGAAGGGCATATTCACCAAGACCGACCTTACAACCGCCTATGTGGAATATTATGCGATGGAGCATAGGGTGCGGGAATTCATGACAAAAAAGGTCATAACGGTAGCGCCCGACGAGCCGGTGCATTCTGCAATCATGCTAATGATCGTCAACAAAATATCAAGAATTGTGGTCACAAGGAACGGACGGCTTGTCGGCATGATAACGGGACGGGATTTGCTGCCGCTTGGAGCGATGGTAGAAAGGCGTCAACCCTGGAATGTAAAGAAATGGCAGCCGTTCATTCCTGCAGGGATAAAGGCGGCCATGCTGGTGTCAGATGTCATGACACCAAACCCTGTCACGACAACTGCGGATTCCGATCTGGCTGATGCAGGATACATCATGCTTAGGAACAGGATAAGCGGCCTGCCTGTTGTTGACTCAAAGCAAGCAGTGGCAGGAATAGTTACAAAAACCGATGTAGTCAAGGCATTAGCCTCACATGCTTGAACTAAGAAAGGTAGGATGACAGGAAAATCTATCTCCCGCGTAAATGATTACGAACTCGGCACAGCCTGCTGGTGGAGCAGTCTGCGGACCTTCAAATAGAGCATGACGTTAACCGATATGAAGGCCACTCCTCCAAGAATTCCGAGTATGAAGAGAATCCTTGCAATGTCATTTGTGATCCAGCTTACCAAAAAGCGCAGAAACTCTGGAACCACGTCAGCAAAATGTGCAAAGTTGAATGGAAATACGTAAAACAACCATACTGAGCTTACTATCCAGAATATCGATGTTGCAAGCTCTGGAAGCCGCGAAATATTTCTCCTTCCTGTCGCTAGCCGGGCAACAGGTTCTGCCATACCAGTCAGGATCGAACCATAAAGGAGGAATGCTTCCGTTGAAGCAGAGGCAGATGTAAAGAATCCTGTACACCACGCCTGATGTGTATAGAAGAAAAATGCAACAAGGATGATGCCGATGATGGCAGCTATTTCTCCTCCTCTTTCGGAAAGAGTCATGCGATCTCTGCTTGCTTCTTTCTGTGCCTACCCTAGATGCTGCCGCTCTGTCATGCCGCCCCCACCTGTTGCATCTTTTTCAAGAGTGTCCCAAGCTCTTTTCCAATCGATTCGAAGAGGTCTTCCATCCCTCCTTGAGCATGGTGTCTTCAGGCTTGGCCCCCTTCTCACAGACAACCAGTGCCGAAGCGCGAGGCCGGATAATGTCGGTTCCAAGTTCTTGCAACCTTTTTTCGACGAACCTGTCCGCGCTGCCCGACAAACGTGAATCCAGTCTTGTGTCAAACGCAAAGCCGCGCCTACCTTTAAGGTCCAAGCCCTTCAGTTGCTCTAAAAATATCTTCAGGGGTTTTGATGCGGTAAAGTACTGGGTCGGCGCTCCAAGAGCCAGAAGGTCATAGCCGGCGAACCCGTCTACCCGCGCTTGCTTGATGTTGGTTGATTCGGCTTCTACGCCGGTTTCCTACAGGCCGGCTGCCAGCCGGCGGGTTATTTTCTCCGTGTTTCCAAAGAGCGTGTCAAAAAGCACTATTGCCTTCATTTCTAATCCTTCCTGTACGTGACTCCGCTCTCGCTGGTAGTTGTTGTCTCGTGCCTTCTGCCGTCTGCGATTGTAATTACGCCTCCCACGATCAAAGTCACGACTCCTGCCGCGGCCAGGCTTCCGCCCAGAATTAGCATGTCAAGTCCACCAGACATCATGTCGTCAAAATTAGGCTGGCCGTCCGCTGAAGCAAATGGCATGTACCCAAACGATCCGCTGACCATT
Coding sequences within it:
- a CDS encoding winged helix-turn-helix domain-containing protein: MKGTLDSITASSKWIEQTLSSKVRIRILVFLAANRGRAFSRYKISSATNVSAKEVSKHMKILVEAKLVKTVSGGVMLYSFDEGELALLFAEFLRRCVS
- a CDS encoding Cdc6/Cdc18 family protein, which gives rise to MTNNIVQDILQKHTVFKDESVLDVEYTPDSLMHRGRELGSLALFFRPLLETPGKASPVALIYSRSGTGKTSITKTFGGIAADMLKSKGIDLKYVHINCKFVTNMHALMQQIVRSTTGADVKGLSPDLMFREMYRQLDANNKYLLLTLDEVDWFIKRTGEDLIEQLTRYREELSRPKRLAIIFVIRDSNIDTMAELERSKLHRTFGARMLKLEPYTKEQLVDIIGQRVQMAFRTDGSVPDNIIDFIAEMACSIGDAYYAIQILWKAGKCADNFGMDRVIPEHVRMAKSMTDPKVRSEDLLSLPRDEKVVLQAVANLLRKESNIYVNLSDITETYHVLCETYRSKPADNRSVREYLLDLSRIGFLDIKNAKSKLEASIHDVPIGILLEVLEPMVAKEHSD
- a CDS encoding NAD(P)H-binding protein, translated to MEASKDRLSKDTSQTYVVFGTTGSLGAATVRRLVALGISTRAVVRSSDRAGQVLPKHSRIAIEADDAMNAESVRALCHDADTIYHCVNVPY
- a CDS encoding nitroreductase family protein — protein: MDMKEQFFWLLKQRRSVRAFDRERKLDDSVLDAILEGCDLAPSSGGLQSFEIYMVENDEKKRRLVAAARDQGFVAEAPLLLVFCANPSRSIHKFGERSQLFSVQDATIAAAYAQLTVYALGLTTVWTGAFDEKRVSEILGLPEGHRPVAMLPIGYPSEAPKEKTTRGSQDLFHKIC
- a CDS encoding CBS domain-containing protein; protein product: MYIVGLDAKGAMWKPVTLGPDETVLDARDILLRYGISRVVIAKNHKPLGIVTEKDIARFLYEQVPPRQLDEIRLDEVMSRSLVTVGEETDLRACAKVMLAKGVSSLVVVDGKKNLKGIFTKTDLTTAYVEYYAMEHRVREFMTKKVITVAPDEPVHSAIMLMIVNKISRIVVTRNGRLVGMITGRDLLPLGAMVERRQPWNVKKWQPFIPAGIKAAMLVSDVMTPNPVTTTADSDLADAGYIMLRNRISGLPVVDSKQAVAGIVTKTDVVKALASHA